From the Excalfactoria chinensis isolate bCotChi1 chromosome 1, bCotChi1.hap2, whole genome shotgun sequence genome, one window contains:
- the NAMPT gene encoding nicotinamide phosphoribosyltransferase, producing the protein MECAAAGAEFNILLATDSYKVTHYKQYPPNTSKVYSYFECREKKTENSKLRKVKYEETVFYGLQYILNKYLKGKVVTKEKIKEAKEVYREHFQDDVFNEKGWNYILEKYDGHLPIEIKAVPEGSVIPRGNVLFTVENTDPECYWLTNWIETILVQSWYPITVATNSREQKKILAKYLLETSGSLEGLEYKLHDFGYRGVSSQETAGIGASAHLVNFKGTDTVAGIALIKKYYGTKDPVPGYSVPAAEHSTITAWGKDHEKDAFEHIVTQFSSVPVSVVSDSYDIYNACEKIWGDDLRHIIEGRSPEAPLIIRPDSGNPLDTVLKVLEILGKKFPITENSKGYKLLPPYLRVIQGDGVDINTLQEIVEGMKKNKWSIENIAFGSGGALLQKLTRDLLNCSFKCSYVVTNGLGVNVFKDPVADPNKRSKKGRLSLHRTPAGDFVTLEEGKGDLEEYGQDLLHTVFKNGKVTKSYSFDEVRQNARLKNSELETASH; encoded by the exons ATGGAGTGCGCGGCGGCGGGCGCCGAGTTCAACATCCTTCTCGCCACCGACTCCTACAAG GTTACACACTACAAGCAATATCCACCCAATACAAGCAAAGTATATTCCTACTTTGAATGTCGTgagaagaagactgaaaattCCAAGTTAAGGAAAGTGAAGTatgaagaaactgttttttatGGTTTGCAGTACATTCTGAATAAATACTTAAAAG GTAAAGTGGTGACCAAAGAAAAAATCAAGGAAGCCAAAGAAGTGTATAGGGAGCACTTTCAAGATGATGTCTTCAATGAAAAGGGATGGAACTATATTCTGGAG AAATATGATGGCCATCTTCCTATAGAAATAAAGGCTGTTCCCGAGGGCTCTGTCATTCCCAGAGGAAATGTTCTCTTCACAGTAGAAAACACAGATCCAGAATGCTACTGGCTCACAAATTGGATTGAG ACTATTCTTGTTCAGTCGTGGTATCCCATCACAGTGGCTACAAATTCTAGAGAGCAGAAAAAGATTTTGGCCAAATATTTGCTGGAGACTTCTGGCAGCTTGGAAGGGCTGGAGTATAAACTGCACGACTTCGGCTACAGGGGAGTTTCTTCACAAGAG ACTGCAGGAATAGGAGCTTCAGCTCATTTGGTGAACTTCAAAGGAACAGACACTGTAGCTGGAATTGCGTTAATTAAGAAGTACTATGGAACAAAAGATCCAGTTCCGGGATATTCTGTTCCAGCTGCTGAACACAG CACCATAACAGCTTGGGGGAAGGATCATGAAAAAGATGCTTTTGAACACATAGTGACACAGTTTTCTTCAGTGCCTGTATCTGTGGTTAGTGACAGCTACGACATTTATAATGCTTGTGAAAAAATATGGGGCGACGACTTAAGGCATATAATTGAAGGCCGAAGTCCAGAGGCACCGCTTATTATTAGACCAGATTCTGGGAATCCCCTCGACACTGTTTTAAAG GTCTTGGAGATCTTAGGAAAGAAGTTTCCCATCACAGAGAACTCTAAAGGCTACAAATTACTGCCACCATATCTCAGAGTTATTCAAGGGGATGGTGTGGATATCAACACGTTGCAAGAG ATTGTGGAGggaatgaagaagaataaatGGAGTATTGAAAATATCGCCTTTGGATCTGGTGGAGCTTTGTTGCAGAAGCTGACTAGAGATCTCTTAAACTGTTCCTTCAAATGTAGCTACGTGGTAACCAACGGTCTTGGG GTAAATGTCTTCAAGGATCCGGTAGCTGATCCAAACAAAAGGTCAAAGAAAGGCCGACTGTCTTTGCATAGGACACCTGCTGGAGATTTTGTGACACttgaagaaggaaagggagatcTGGAAGAGTATGGCCAG GATCTCCTTCATACGGTATTTAAGAATGGGAAAGTAACGAAGTCATATTCATTTGATGAAGTAAGACAAAATGCCAGGCTGAAGAACAGTGAACTAGAAACGGCGTCTCACTAA